The following proteins are co-located in the Mesorhizobium sp. M1E.F.Ca.ET.045.02.1.1 genome:
- a CDS encoding ABC-three component system protein, which produces MKWFNDDPGPSPLGVAPDQLQDHESAYISQLVDIYGERAGSKFENPAAVLQDARWGTHLRDQRTRYFDAAEFDRYYRDSTPPDYLSTFKDEVYHGVSDVYTESNGDGLDRVTRVLSQAATIQASGVLRRHARVQVKQGTCHHFANEGRLPWK; this is translated from the coding sequence GTGAAATGGTTCAACGATGATCCGGGACCTTCGCCGCTTGGCGTGGCACCTGACCAGCTGCAAGATCACGAATCTGCTTACATCAGTCAGCTGGTCGATATTTATGGCGAGCGCGCCGGATCAAAGTTCGAGAACCCGGCTGCGGTTCTACAGGACGCTCGGTGGGGCACCCATTTGCGTGATCAGCGAACTCGGTACTTCGACGCGGCCGAGTTCGATCGTTATTATCGTGACTCGACCCCTCCGGACTATCTTTCGACGTTCAAGGATGAGGTTTATCACGGGGTTTCGGATGTCTACACGGAGTCCAACGGTGACGGCCTGGATCGTGTGACAAGGGTGCTGTCGCAGGCGGCTACCATCCAAGCTTCCGGGGTGTTACGACGCCACGCGCGGGTGCAGGTCAAACAAGGTACCTGTCATCATTTCGCGAATGAGGGGCGGCTTCCGTGGAAGTGA
- a CDS encoding LLM class flavin-dependent oxidoreductase produces the protein MPAEKRQLNLNLFIYPGGHHEAGWRYKDSAPERVLDISYYQELAKKAEASKFDALFFADGPALADNIRYASRFRLEPLTWISALAAVTERIGFIATASTTYNEPYNLARLFASFDHLSGGRAGWNIVTTGDASAALNFGFDRHPTHADRYERAGEFVDVVTKLWDSWEDDALVSDRESGIFADTDKIHPINHIGKYHRVKGPLTLPRSPQGRPVYVQAGSSEDGRSFASRYAEAIFTAHQTLGNAQEFYSDIKARVKSVGRNPDHVKVLPGISPFIGSTEAEARALHDDFNELTQPEYSLHQLRRIVDADLSSYDLDGPFPRELIRVEGERGASSRFHVVLDIIERENPTIRQLLHRLAGARGHWVQAGTPEQIADKIQEWFDNGAADGFNIMPPYLQGGFDIFAEEVVPLLRKRGLFRHDYDGPTLRDHFGLPRPENTFSWPQKATA, from the coding sequence ATGCCCGCCGAAAAACGACAATTGAATCTCAACCTTTTCATCTATCCTGGCGGCCATCATGAAGCCGGCTGGCGCTACAAGGATTCCGCCCCTGAGAGAGTGCTGGATATCTCCTATTATCAGGAACTGGCGAAAAAGGCCGAGGCGAGCAAATTCGACGCGCTGTTCTTTGCCGATGGGCCCGCGCTTGCCGACAACATTCGCTACGCAAGCCGCTTCAGACTGGAGCCGCTGACATGGATTTCGGCTCTCGCTGCTGTGACGGAACGCATCGGCTTCATCGCCACGGCTTCGACCACCTACAACGAACCCTACAACCTGGCCCGGCTGTTTGCTTCTTTCGATCATTTGAGCGGCGGGCGCGCCGGCTGGAACATCGTCACGACGGGCGATGCGTCCGCAGCTTTGAATTTCGGCTTTGACCGACATCCAACCCACGCCGATCGTTACGAGCGCGCCGGCGAGTTCGTTGATGTGGTGACGAAGCTCTGGGACAGTTGGGAGGACGACGCGCTCGTCTCGGACAGGGAGTCCGGAATCTTTGCCGACACCGACAAGATCCACCCAATCAACCACATCGGCAAATACCATCGGGTGAAGGGACCGCTCACGCTTCCGCGCTCGCCGCAGGGGCGTCCGGTCTACGTCCAGGCAGGTTCGTCCGAAGACGGACGGTCATTCGCGAGCCGCTATGCCGAGGCGATATTTACAGCACATCAGACACTCGGCAACGCGCAGGAATTTTATTCTGACATCAAAGCGCGCGTGAAGTCGGTTGGCCGCAACCCTGACCACGTCAAGGTCTTGCCCGGCATCAGCCCCTTCATCGGTTCAACCGAGGCGGAAGCCCGCGCGCTGCATGACGACTTCAATGAGCTGACGCAGCCGGAATATTCCCTTCACCAGCTACGCCGCATCGTAGACGCCGACCTTTCCAGCTACGATCTGGACGGGCCATTTCCGCGCGAGCTTATCCGCGTCGAGGGCGAGCGCGGTGCGAGCAGCCGCTTCCACGTCGTACTCGACATCATCGAGCGCGAGAATCCAACAATCCGCCAGTTGCTCCACCGCCTCGCCGGGGCGCGCGGCCATTGGGTCCAGGCCGGGACGCCTGAACAGATCGCCGACAAGATCCAGGAATGGTTCGACAATGGCGCCGCGGACGGCTTCAATATCATGCCGCCGTATCTGCAGGGCGGGTTCGACATATTCGCCGAGGAAGTGGTGCCGCTCTTGCGCAAGCGCGGACTTTTCCGGCACGACTATGACGGGCCAACGCTGAGGGACCATTTCGGTTTGCCGCGCCCGGAAAATACGTTCAGCTGGCCGCAAAAGGCGACCGCCTGA
- a CDS encoding ABC transporter ATP-binding protein codes for MASHLGGLSGAPVVRVESLVRSFGPRTILDGLSLDIEKGEFVALLGRSGSGKSTLLRALADLDDKVSGSGRLETPDKKSVVFQDARLLPWKRVLENVVLGLDLPDAAECRRVALEEVGLSGRQNAWPVELSGGEQQRVALARSLVRDPELLLADEPFGALDALTRLRMHDLLRQLCARHQPAVLLVTHDVDEAVTLADRVLVLDKGAIVADIAINVPTPREHGDRRFGEIRSELLRHLGIETKPVLPV; via the coding sequence ATGGCGTCGCACCTTGGCGGATTGAGCGGCGCGCCCGTTGTGCGGGTCGAAAGCCTTGTGAGAAGTTTCGGGCCGCGAACCATCCTCGACGGCCTCAGCCTCGACATCGAGAAGGGGGAGTTCGTCGCCCTTCTCGGCCGTAGCGGGTCGGGCAAGAGTACATTGTTGCGCGCTCTCGCCGATCTCGACGACAAAGTCTCCGGCTCCGGCCGGCTCGAAACACCCGACAAGAAATCGGTGGTGTTCCAGGATGCCCGACTATTGCCCTGGAAACGAGTGCTGGAGAATGTGGTTCTTGGCCTCGACCTGCCGGACGCCGCCGAATGCAGACGGGTAGCTCTCGAAGAGGTTGGCCTGAGCGGCCGCCAGAACGCATGGCCAGTTGAACTCTCTGGTGGCGAGCAGCAGCGGGTGGCATTGGCGCGCTCGCTGGTTCGTGATCCTGAGCTGCTGCTGGCGGACGAGCCGTTCGGCGCGCTCGACGCGCTGACCCGCCTGCGCATGCACGATCTGCTGCGCCAGCTCTGCGCCCGTCACCAGCCGGCCGTTTTGCTGGTCACCCATGACGTGGACGAAGCCGTGACGCTGGCGGACCGTGTTTTGGTGCTCGACAAGGGCGCGATCGTCGCCGACATCGCAATCAATGTTCCCACCCCACGCGAACATGGCGATCGCCGGTTCGGCGAGATCCGCTCCGAACTTCTGCGTCATCTCGGTATCGAGACAAAGCCTGTGTTGCCCGTCTGA
- a CDS encoding DNA cytosine methyltransferase: MRTFYEFFAGGGMARAGLGPEWQCAFANDFDVKKGLTYQVNWGTGGELTIGDIRQVKIDKLPGTADLAWGSFPCQDLSLAGGGAGLKGERSGTFYPFWTIMNGLIAEARGPKIIALENVNGTLTSHGGADFVAIAETFAKAGYRYGAMVIDAKLFVPQSRPRLFVIGVRGDFEVHEAMLSPEPVAPFHSRGLQNAVARIPAKARKRWLWWNLPSPPVRNTCFADLVEENPSSVEWHTTEQTARLIAQMSPVNIAKLEAAKRAGRRMVGTVYKRTRPQNPNGKAVRAEVRFDEIAGCLRTPTGGSSRQTIMVVDGARVRSRLISARETARLMGLPDDYKLPRAYNEGYHLTGDGVAVPVVRFLAQHLFEPVLRATEGQHGETPEQHNRQHENTAARNGRAA, translated from the coding sequence ATGCGGACATTTTATGAGTTTTTCGCCGGCGGAGGGATGGCGCGTGCCGGACTTGGTCCAGAGTGGCAGTGTGCCTTCGCTAACGATTTCGATGTAAAAAAAGGCCTGACGTATCAGGTCAACTGGGGGACCGGCGGCGAGCTGACTATCGGTGATATTCGCCAAGTCAAGATCGACAAGCTCCCCGGCACTGCCGACTTAGCTTGGGGGTCATTCCCCTGTCAGGATCTGTCGCTTGCCGGAGGCGGCGCTGGATTGAAAGGCGAGCGTTCGGGAACCTTCTATCCGTTCTGGACGATTATGAACGGCCTGATCGCAGAGGCCCGCGGTCCGAAGATCATCGCGCTGGAAAACGTTAACGGGACTCTGACCAGCCACGGAGGCGCTGACTTCGTGGCGATCGCCGAGACTTTCGCGAAAGCGGGCTACCGCTATGGCGCTATGGTCATCGACGCAAAACTTTTTGTCCCGCAGAGTCGCCCAAGGCTCTTCGTCATCGGCGTCCGGGGGGATTTCGAGGTGCACGAGGCCATGCTATCGCCGGAGCCGGTGGCGCCCTTCCATTCCCGCGGCCTTCAAAACGCGGTCGCAAGGATTCCTGCAAAGGCGCGGAAGCGGTGGCTGTGGTGGAATCTTCCTTCTCCGCCTGTCCGCAACACATGCTTCGCCGACCTCGTCGAAGAAAATCCCTCGAGCGTCGAATGGCACACCACGGAACAGACCGCGCGGCTGATCGCCCAGATGTCTCCGGTGAATATCGCGAAGCTTGAGGCCGCGAAGCGGGCCGGGCGCCGCATGGTGGGGACCGTCTACAAGCGGACGAGACCGCAGAATCCTAACGGGAAAGCTGTAAGAGCGGAAGTGCGCTTCGACGAGATCGCGGGCTGCCTGCGCACACCGACGGGAGGGTCGTCCCGGCAGACGATCATGGTCGTGGACGGCGCCCGTGTCCGGTCGCGCTTGATCAGCGCGAGGGAGACCGCACGGCTCATGGGACTTCCGGACGACTACAAGTTGCCTCGCGCATACAATGAAGGCTACCACCTTACAGGGGACGGGGTGGCAGTTCCGGTCGTTCGCTTTCTGGCGCAGCACCTGTTCGAGCCGGTCCTCCGAGCGACCGAGGGACAACATGGCGAAACTCCCGAACAGCACAACAGACAGCACGAAAACACCGCCGCTCGAAACGGACGAGCTGCGTAA
- a CDS encoding ParB/RepB/Spo0J family partition protein, whose product MMNPVLDQERVQHLVARQSSSKRRALLAAWSRPDRELPLVDLEVTWVRLSTLNHRTKAEQMREIETKGRPDLFSADPMGSEAQAAQLRILKSQPGFYDLKADLRERGQQEPAVATAEGVLVNGNRRSAALRSLYLDNQHAPSRYVRCLVLPADATMDELVDLETELQIARDFREDYSWVNEALLIEELFNREAQNWDRVAARMHKDVPKVRAQYEKLQQLHQLVALSDGTRHHADFDENESAFEELTRHIRTKPKAEANSVRGAYFLGTLTGVNYRDLRHLQRPDAAALVRQELESDPTIAPLLCAIRHDVPNNGGDVLDDALGDAAQEEDLSDILAFFARKRSEEIVTLADGKSAVVSDLIASVGAAIAVAAQEADEDSKDAKALVAPLSRLAAAKEQVGRAAAALERARSFDGWNEADFQTKVAALKAEVSKLEARG is encoded by the coding sequence ATGATGAACCCTGTGTTAGATCAGGAACGAGTCCAACACCTTGTCGCGCGCCAGAGCTCGTCGAAACGACGCGCGCTGCTGGCCGCCTGGTCGCGGCCAGATCGCGAACTGCCGCTGGTGGACCTGGAGGTGACGTGGGTGCGGCTCTCCACTCTGAACCACCGGACTAAGGCTGAACAGATGCGAGAGATTGAGACGAAGGGGCGCCCAGACCTGTTTTCGGCGGACCCGATGGGGTCGGAAGCACAAGCGGCACAGCTTCGTATCCTGAAATCTCAGCCGGGCTTCTATGATCTCAAGGCTGATCTGAGAGAACGTGGTCAGCAGGAGCCGGCCGTAGCTACTGCGGAGGGCGTTCTTGTAAACGGCAACCGTAGGTCCGCTGCGCTTCGTAGCCTCTATTTAGACAATCAGCATGCGCCTTCTCGATATGTCCGCTGCCTCGTCCTTCCGGCCGATGCGACCATGGATGAACTGGTCGATCTCGAGACTGAGCTGCAGATCGCACGTGACTTCCGCGAAGACTATTCGTGGGTCAATGAAGCGCTCTTGATCGAGGAACTGTTCAACCGCGAAGCCCAGAACTGGGATCGAGTCGCGGCGAGGATGCACAAGGATGTACCCAAGGTTCGGGCGCAGTATGAAAAGCTGCAGCAGCTGCATCAGCTGGTGGCACTGTCAGACGGCACTCGCCACCACGCCGACTTTGATGAGAACGAGTCGGCTTTTGAGGAACTCACTAGGCACATCCGAACTAAGCCTAAGGCTGAGGCCAATTCCGTTCGGGGCGCCTACTTCCTTGGCACGCTGACCGGGGTCAACTACCGCGATCTTCGCCACCTTCAGCGGCCGGATGCCGCCGCACTAGTCAGGCAGGAATTGGAATCGGATCCGACAATCGCACCGCTGCTTTGTGCCATCAGGCATGATGTGCCCAACAATGGCGGCGATGTTCTCGATGACGCCCTCGGTGATGCAGCACAGGAAGAGGACCTTTCCGATATCCTCGCCTTCTTCGCGCGCAAGCGCAGCGAAGAGATAGTGACTCTCGCAGATGGCAAGAGCGCTGTCGTATCCGATCTAATTGCTTCCGTAGGGGCTGCCATCGCCGTCGCGGCACAGGAAGCCGATGAGGATTCTAAGGACGCAAAGGCGCTCGTGGCTCCATTGAGCCGTCTTGCCGCCGCCAAGGAGCAGGTTGGCCGCGCAGCTGCTGCGCTTGAACGGGCGCGTAGCTTTGACGGATGGAATGAAGCCGACTTCCAAACCAAGGTGGCCGCGCTCAAGGCCGAAGTGAGCAAGCTCGAGGCACGCGGATGA
- a CDS encoding very short patch repair endonuclease, which translates to MTANVDPARSRQMSLVRSTGTKPEMAVRRLAHALGYRFRLHRKDLPGKPDLVFSRRQAVIFVHGCFWHGHGCKRGARMPKKNREYWSAKIARNVERDAASVAAIEADGWRVLVIWECEMKDADRLARRLADFLGKHAS; encoded by the coding sequence ATGACTGCGAACGTTGATCCTGCCAGAAGCCGACAAATGTCCTTGGTCCGGTCAACCGGCACAAAACCGGAGATGGCCGTCCGCCGCCTCGCGCACGCACTCGGCTATCGCTTCAGGCTGCACCGCAAGGACTTGCCCGGGAAGCCCGACTTGGTGTTCTCCCGGCGACAGGCCGTCATCTTCGTACATGGGTGCTTCTGGCACGGACATGGGTGCAAGCGCGGCGCGCGTATGCCGAAAAAGAACCGGGAATACTGGTCGGCGAAGATCGCGAGGAACGTCGAGCGCGATGCCGCGAGCGTCGCAGCGATCGAGGCCGACGGATGGCGGGTCCTAGTGATCTGGGAATGCGAGATGAAAGACGCGGACCGCCTTGCTCGCCGACTCGCCGACTTCCTGGGCAAGCATGCTTCTTAA
- a CDS encoding GIY-YIG nuclease family protein: MAKLPNSTTDSTKTPPLETDELRKAIRKFFRETLYDDPSGEKRPVGSYRWGVYAFYDYDGEPIYVGQTKEKVSGRVGRHLTNQRTDAVAMSVLDPFEVAEIQVWPLPQFEAVGSKHSDFKTANAHLNALEHLVFTRLRNESKFKAILNEKDPPAPTVEITEPPSMRGSIVSDRIQELRGHPDTRLARRALIVSKLSQVISEREVKMGLRRVLVTQTRRMNWLAERRFEKLGGESLVEEGAEDEEDTKGDLDGDGTAIPH; the protein is encoded by the coding sequence ATGGCGAAACTCCCGAACAGCACAACAGACAGCACGAAAACACCGCCGCTCGAAACGGACGAGCTGCGTAAGGCCATTCGGAAATTCTTCCGCGAAACTCTCTACGACGACCCCTCGGGTGAGAAGCGTCCCGTCGGCAGCTATCGCTGGGGAGTATACGCGTTCTACGACTACGACGGGGAGCCGATCTACGTCGGCCAGACCAAGGAGAAGGTTTCCGGCCGCGTCGGGCGCCACCTCACGAACCAGCGCACCGACGCTGTGGCGATGTCGGTGTTGGACCCTTTTGAGGTGGCGGAGATACAGGTCTGGCCACTGCCGCAGTTCGAGGCCGTGGGGTCGAAGCACTCTGACTTTAAAACGGCGAATGCGCACCTAAACGCGCTCGAGCACCTTGTCTTCACTCGGCTACGCAACGAGAGCAAGTTCAAGGCGATCCTGAATGAGAAGGACCCGCCGGCGCCGACTGTAGAAATCACCGAGCCGCCTTCCATGCGTGGTTCGATTGTCTCCGACCGGATCCAGGAGTTGCGCGGCCATCCGGACACCCGTTTGGCACGTCGGGCGCTCATCGTGTCCAAGCTGTCGCAGGTCATCTCCGAACGCGAGGTAAAGATGGGCCTTCGACGTGTGCTCGTGACCCAGACTAGGCGCATGAACTGGCTGGCGGAAAGACGCTTCGAGAAACTCGGCGGCGAGAGCCTAGTAGAGGAAGGAGCCGAGGACGAAGAGGACACAAAGGGAGACTTGGACGGGGACGGAACTGCGATTCCACACTGA
- a CDS encoding DEAD/DEAH box helicase: protein MIRAELYRQDRPTVVVDRLDDTNPGAWARLQEAFARGILTGSARQSVVHPDVFMAELDVLRDIRAVFAERVELGPTLTSQLRLMADDRRARSVAIEAGEASETELEALAAELEAAGFKRNLKPFQLRNLARLMRLPHAADFSVPGAGKTTVALAAFALGRARGSIDRLMVVAPIAAFGAWDEDAVACFKKPPRVVIFGGPETIIPQDTEILLSNYNRVASDYDIIRAFVANGATKVVLDEAHRVKRGASGVHGRAVLDLAYAAHRRDVLTGTPAPQGAHDLVALVKFLYPGQDRQILPRSAYIERLGRDPNVLGETHAAITRYFVRTPKSELELPPITFEVIRRQMGPIQSAIYDTLVGRYRATFSLPDRGRHEMQRLGRIVMYLLEAATNPMLLTAGSDESDDPGFLHPPLELSSSEPLVNLLQSYKNFETPWKYQQVLSIVAAAAERGEKVLIWSNFVRNLKVLARMLAQYQPAIVHGGVPSDDGAPPGDLTRENEFRRFRHDAHCVALLANPAACGEGISLHHWCHNAVFLDRTFNAGHFLQSQDRIHRLGLSADVKTRFTLLISSNTIDNTVDGRLHDKVRALSRLMDDPGLVQISLPSPDEGEGGAPAFEDDWQAVAAHVGTIDV, encoded by the coding sequence ATGATCCGTGCCGAGCTCTATCGGCAGGACCGTCCGACGGTCGTCGTCGATCGCTTGGACGATACGAATCCTGGTGCCTGGGCCCGGCTGCAGGAAGCCTTTGCACGCGGCATCCTCACTGGATCGGCACGGCAGTCAGTGGTGCACCCGGATGTGTTCATGGCGGAACTCGATGTCCTGCGCGACATTCGGGCAGTGTTTGCAGAGCGGGTTGAGTTAGGACCGACCCTCACATCACAGTTGCGATTAATGGCTGATGATCGCCGTGCCCGTTCCGTGGCGATCGAAGCCGGTGAGGCAAGCGAAACCGAGCTTGAGGCCCTCGCGGCCGAGCTTGAGGCCGCCGGGTTCAAAAGGAATTTGAAGCCCTTTCAACTGAGAAATCTCGCCCGCCTCATGCGTCTGCCGCATGCTGCGGACTTTTCGGTTCCTGGAGCGGGTAAGACGACGGTGGCGCTGGCGGCATTTGCTTTGGGTCGCGCTCGAGGAAGTATCGACCGTCTTATGGTCGTTGCGCCAATCGCCGCCTTCGGAGCCTGGGATGAGGATGCAGTCGCTTGCTTCAAAAAGCCACCGCGCGTTGTAATCTTTGGGGGTCCCGAAACAATTATCCCGCAAGACACGGAGATCCTGCTCTCAAATTACAATCGCGTCGCAAGCGATTATGACATTATCAGAGCCTTCGTGGCGAATGGGGCTACCAAGGTTGTGCTCGACGAAGCCCATCGTGTGAAGCGCGGCGCTTCGGGGGTGCATGGTCGTGCTGTGTTGGATTTGGCCTATGCGGCTCATCGCCGAGACGTGCTAACTGGTACGCCGGCCCCCCAAGGCGCGCACGATCTAGTGGCTCTGGTGAAGTTCCTATACCCGGGCCAGGATCGCCAGATTCTTCCGAGGTCTGCTTACATCGAAAGGCTGGGGCGCGATCCGAATGTTCTCGGCGAGACTCACGCAGCGATTACGCGGTACTTCGTTCGAACTCCCAAGAGCGAGCTGGAGCTGCCTCCCATAACGTTCGAGGTTATCCGCAGACAAATGGGACCCATTCAAAGCGCGATCTATGATACGCTCGTGGGTCGCTACCGCGCCACTTTTTCGCTTCCCGACCGCGGTCGGCACGAGATGCAGCGCCTTGGCCGCATAGTAATGTACCTGCTCGAGGCCGCGACAAACCCCATGCTGTTAACGGCCGGTTCGGATGAGAGTGATGATCCAGGATTCCTTCACCCGCCGCTCGAGTTGTCGAGCAGCGAGCCGCTCGTCAACCTGCTACAAAGCTACAAAAACTTTGAGACGCCGTGGAAATACCAACAAGTGCTTTCCATTGTAGCGGCAGCAGCCGAACGCGGCGAGAAGGTCCTGATCTGGTCCAACTTCGTGCGCAACCTAAAGGTGTTGGCTCGAATGCTTGCGCAATATCAGCCGGCAATAGTGCATGGAGGGGTTCCCTCCGACGACGGTGCTCCCCCTGGCGACCTAACGCGCGAGAATGAATTTCGGCGGTTCCGACATGATGCCCACTGCGTTGCGCTCCTGGCAAATCCTGCAGCCTGCGGCGAGGGCATCAGCCTCCATCACTGGTGTCACAACGCTGTGTTCCTGGATAGGACGTTCAATGCGGGCCACTTCCTGCAGAGCCAGGATCGCATTCACAGGCTTGGGCTGTCGGCGGATGTAAAAACGCGCTTCACGCTACTCATCAGCTCGAACACCATCGACAATACGGTTGACGGAAGGCTTCACGACAAGGTCAGGGCGCTTTCCCGTTTGATGGATGATCCCGGCCTAGTCCAGATCTCACTACCTTCTCCAGATGAGGGCGAAGGCGGTGCACCTGCGTTCGAGGATGATTGGCAGGCCGTAGCCGCACACGTCGGAACCATAGATGTATGA
- a CDS encoding ABC-three component system middle component 2, whose amino-acid sequence MEVISEGRQPSHPFNSTLETGIRAVMLLEAFYPRQCDLIEMTWLDHLVVHTADLDGEDVPPSLHPDLPNRTGELFVRRQLVEKSLRIMQQVHLVDVVETDLGVTFVASEDAPTYLDLLQSDYSMALKERARWIAQRFAGMATVEIKAVIEAKIGRWTAEFRADHAPTGSSA is encoded by the coding sequence GTGGAAGTGATCAGCGAGGGACGGCAACCGAGTCATCCTTTCAACAGCACCCTCGAGACCGGCATCCGAGCGGTGATGCTGTTGGAAGCATTTTATCCGCGTCAGTGTGATCTGATCGAAATGACTTGGCTGGACCACTTGGTCGTTCATACGGCTGACCTCGATGGAGAGGACGTGCCCCCCAGTCTCCATCCGGACTTGCCGAATCGCACCGGTGAACTCTTCGTTCGTCGTCAGCTGGTGGAGAAGAGCTTGCGCATCATGCAGCAGGTGCATCTCGTTGACGTCGTGGAAACAGACCTTGGCGTCACGTTTGTCGCCAGCGAAGATGCGCCAACCTACCTAGACCTGCTTCAGTCCGACTATTCGATGGCACTCAAAGAGCGTGCCCGCTGGATTGCCCAGCGCTTTGCTGGAATGGCGACGGTCGAAATCAAAGCTGTGATTGAGGCCAAGATCGGCCGCTGGACCGCCGAATTCCGCGCAGATCACGCCCCCACCGGCAGTAGCGCATAA
- a CDS encoding DUF3883 domain-containing protein, whose product MYELPSRGRCHAAFLLAYSARLRPSGDFNSWVISASGKSTIMAASTDVLGTARLLVDINLASITDVVAINPVLAAFDSKADRHSLLGIARLLLQRCPLAWIGAAIVDGRLAPEFIPDSDLEALSWLGPDLEPLLVEIHHRLTRASFDERRKMLGNAGELAIMSALRYERYSPVHVALLSDWYGYDIENRRASATERLEVKACVRATADRVFVSRNEFDKAAKFGSEWRLIQVIFSSSVMVERTIIAAHVEEVRELSSGALQALAPDPSPTFQWTDSAEFRPTPDMWIPSALRVDNTFSLECR is encoded by the coding sequence ATGTATGAGTTGCCAAGTCGCGGACGCTGTCATGCTGCCTTCCTGCTGGCCTACAGTGCGCGGCTGAGGCCTTCAGGTGACTTCAACTCTTGGGTGATATCCGCGAGCGGGAAGTCGACCATCATGGCCGCCTCAACTGACGTCCTAGGTACCGCGAGGCTGCTCGTAGATATCAACCTCGCTAGCATAACCGATGTCGTCGCGATCAATCCCGTACTTGCCGCTTTCGACAGCAAGGCTGATCGACATAGTCTGTTGGGCATTGCCCGTCTCTTGCTGCAGAGATGCCCTCTGGCGTGGATTGGAGCTGCAATTGTCGACGGGCGTCTGGCCCCAGAATTCATTCCCGACAGTGACCTAGAAGCCCTTTCCTGGCTTGGGCCGGACCTGGAACCGCTGCTCGTCGAAATACATCATCGGCTAACACGTGCGTCCTTTGACGAGCGCAGAAAGATGCTCGGCAATGCTGGCGAACTCGCAATCATGTCGGCCCTTCGTTATGAGAGATACTCACCGGTGCATGTGGCGCTCCTCTCTGATTGGTACGGCTACGACATTGAGAACCGTCGGGCCTCTGCTACCGAGCGCTTGGAGGTGAAGGCGTGCGTAAGAGCCACCGCAGACCGTGTATTCGTGTCGCGCAACGAATTCGACAAAGCAGCAAAGTTCGGGTCCGAATGGCGACTCATTCAGGTGATATTTTCGTCAAGTGTAATGGTGGAACGAACCATCATAGCCGCTCATGTAGAGGAGGTCCGTGAACTTAGCAGCGGCGCGCTCCAAGCGTTGGCTCCTGATCCATCGCCGACGTTCCAATGGACCGATTCCGCTGAATTTCGCCCGACCCCCGATATGTGGATTCCAAGCGCACTGCGCGTGGATAACACCTTCTCACTGGAGTGTAGGTAA
- a CDS encoding helix-turn-helix domain-containing protein, translating into MERRIELKLPRLIELLLSRPLVSTTMIQKELKVSRQGANFVAEFTLSTCAKSREGAISGVGVVWLFRSDFIGLRGREIECHVAT; encoded by the coding sequence ATGGAGCGACGCATCGAGCTCAAACTGCCGCGGCTGATCGAGTTGCTGTTGTCGCGGCCGCTGGTCTCCACCACCATGATCCAGAAGGAGCTCAAGGTGTCGCGACAGGGTGCCAATTTCGTTGCCGAGTTCACCCTGTCAACCTGCGCGAAATCACGGGAGGGCGCGATATCGGGCGTAGGGGTCGTTTGGCTATTCAGGTCGGATTTCATTGGTCTCCGTGGGCGCGAGATCGAGTGTCACGTGGCAACGTAG